A segment of the Leptolyngbya sp. NIES-3755 genome:
GGCAATGAGAGCGATCGACGTTTTGGAAGCAGCACAGATTGTCAAATCAATTCCAGAAGCATTGGTCGGATGTCATCGGGCGATCGCAACTGCGGTTCGATCGAGAATTGATGCCCCGTTAGAACATCCACGTGAAGCCTTACCTTGGTTATTAGAACCAGGACTAAACACTGCATTGTTATTTGGTTCTGAAGATCGAGGACTGAGTAATGAAGAACTGAAATATGCTCAGCGGTTTGTATATATTCCAACTAGCAGTAACTATCAATCACTGAATCTTGCTCAGGCAGTAGCACTCTGTTGTTACGAGCTATTTCAAGCTCCGATACCGATCGCACCTGAAGCAATTCCTTGTTCATTGGATGCACTCGATCGAGCTTATCAGCATCTCGAATCCGTACTACTCGATATTGGATACTTGCAACCGCATACCGCCGCGAGTCGGATGGAAAAATTTAGACACATCTTCAATCGAGCCAATCTTTCAGAAAATGAATTATCCTTGCTGCGCGGCGTTTTGCGGCAGATTGAATGGGCAGCGAAAACCCGAACTGCTGAAGATTCATAGACTTGATCGGATCAAATCTACGAAGTCAATGTAAAATCCCTAAAACATATCGTGTGGCGAAAATTGTAAAGCGTTCTGAACTTGGAACTGCTTTTGTTAACCCTTGTTCCTGACGAACGGAGAACAGCATCAATGTGGGATGATACGGATGATTCAGCGGCATCAAATTTAGAGCGCAACGGGCGGACAGCACAACGCCGCCGTTCTCGTCGTCGGGCAGTTGAAACTCCACCGAAACCGATTCCCCTTCCGTCACGTCGGGAACGAGCACGTAAACCAATTCCAACTGAGCGATCGAAACCTCGCGACTTTGCCACCACAGTTCGATCGTTTGGCACTGATCGTCCGCGATCGAAAGAACGTCGTCTCGAAGTGGTTCCCCCGCCAGAAGTTCGACGCACTCCTGCAAGAAAACCGCCCGCACCTAAAAGTCGATCGGCATTAGCATTTCTCTATGGCACTCGATTGTTAATTCTAGGTGTTGGAATTGGTGTGATTGCTGGAACTAGCTTATCGATTTGGGACCCAGCGACGAGATTTGGCGGAACTCCTCAACCTGAAAAAACTGAACAAGCAACGCCTTCTCCTACTCCTGCTGTCGCGTCTCAACTTCAACTGAATCAAGAGATTACGGGGCTGAAAACGCAAATTCAAACTGCGATCGCGTCCCAAACCCAATTAACTCCAGGCTTCATGATCGTCGATGCCGATACTCACGCTTATGTGGATGTCAATGGCTCCAATCCGATTCCTGCTGCTAGTACAATCAAATTTCCGATTCTCGTTGCCTTTTTCCAAGCGGTCGATGAAGGAAAGATTCGACTTGATGAACCGTTGACCATGCGAAAAGAACTTGTTGCGACTGAATCTGGAGAGCTTCAAAATCTGCCTGTCGGTTCACAGTTTCCCGCGATCGAAGTGGCAACCAAAATGATCGATATCAGCGACAACACCGCGACAAATATGATTATCGATCGCTTGGGTGGCAAAGATGCTGTCAATCAGCGGTTTCAATCTTGGGGCTTAACGAATACTGCCGTTCAAAACATGCTCCCCGATTTGCCAGGGACGAATACGAGTAGTCCGCGTGATATGGTCGCGCTCTTAGATGCGGTGAATCGTGGCGAATTAGTCACGATGCGATCGCACGATCGCATGCTCAGCATCATGCGGAAAGTCGTCAACAATTCGCTGCTGCCACAAGGATTGGGAGAAGGATCAGCGATCGCTCATAAAACCGGAGACATCGGAATTATGCTCGGTGATGTTGGCATGATCGATTTACCGAATGGGAAACGCTATTTGATGGCGGCAATGGTGAAACGTCCACACAATGACGATCGAGCCGGAGACCTGATTCGCCAAGTGTCGAAGATGACGTTTCAGTATTTCAATCAATTGAATGCGGCTCCACCGAGTCCGACACCGAGTCCACAAGGAGCAGAACCCCCGAAATCCACGATCGCACAACCCTAATGTTCATTGTGTCACCGGGAAACCCAATTCCCTTGTGGGTTGGGAGGGATAGGTGCGCGGACTGATGGGGTTCAATGCCCCGGAAGCCCGCACTAATCAGGCACTAATCAGTGCGAGAAACGATGGTCTCTCTGGTATAATTGTCGGCATGACAAGCCCACTCCTTTAACAAAGGCACGACCTGCAAGGCTACGCACTACAGGAGATACAGTTTCGGAAGCTTTAGCTTTCTGGGAGAGAGGGATGAGCATAACGCTCCTTGCAAAATCAATTGAATACTTCGGGTGGCAGTCAATCCGCCTATTGCGCTCCGACTTCTAGACGGCTAGTTGGATGTGGAAGTGCAAGCCCCATCCCCTTGTGGGTGAGGTAGTTGACATAATGAAAAACGTATCGATCGTAGTTTTGGACTTATGACATTAATCACAGTTTTAAGATCGATTTGGGTATTTTCTGCGGTCGGAATTGTCATTCTGGTACTGTTGCATAGTCCGAAAGGCGATGGTTTGGGTGGATTGGGCGGTCAAGCTCAACTGTTTACCAGTACCAAAAGCGCAGAAACGACTCTGAATCGTGCCACTTGGCTACTCACCATTCTATTTATGGGAATCACCGTTGTTCTGAGTGCAGGATGGCTCGGTCGCTAGGATTTCGATGGTTTAAAGCGCATTCGATTGTTTCATTGACGATCGGATGCGTTTTGTTTTGGGCAATTTCTAGCCAAGCGTTACCTGCTCCAAGAATTCATCCTCTTCCAACAGTTTTGGCGCAGTGGAGCGATCAATCTGGCGATTACTTCGATCGAGTTGAGAAGACCGCTCCGGAGTATCTAATTTGGTCGCGCTTTCCGGTGAGAGTTTATATTCAGCCTGCGGATGCTCGGAGTCAGACTTGGAACAATTTGATGATGCAAGCGGTGAAGGAATGGCAGGCTTATTTTTCACTGGAATTGGTCGATCGACAAGAGAACGCGGATATTTTTATCGATCGATCTTCGATTCCATTACGATTTCCGCCGACGGAGCGAATTCGATTTGCAGACACTCGATTTGAACTGTTTGAACAAGATAGTATTCTGCGGCATCGAATGAAGATTCGGATTCAACCCAATCGACCGGATCTTTCAATGCTTGCGGCGGCGCGTCATGAGTTGGGACATGCTCTTGGCATCTGGGGACATAGCCCACTGGAAACCGATGTGATGTATTTCTCGCAAGTCCGAACGCCGCCTGTCATTTCTGCAAGAGATGTGAACACCTTGAAGCGAGTGTATGAACAGCCCACACGACTCGGTTGGTGAATTTCAGAATTTGCCGAATCCCCATCTCTAGACAGTCGAAAAGATTTCGCGATCACCTGCAATCTGGAGAGTACACTCGATAAGGTTCGGTAAGGAGTGGAAAACGGTGGGACTCGGCAAATGGATTGGATTTTTGGCATTCGCAATTTCGCTGTATATCCTGTGGCAGCTTAACCAGGTATTGCTGCTTGTGTTTGCGGCAGTCGTGTTTGCAACGGCGCTCAGTAGTTTGGTGAAATCGCTACAACGGTTTGGGTTAAAGCGTGGAGGAGCGGTACTCGCCTCGATCGTCGGGCTGATTATTCTGATCATTTTGTTTGTCGGGCTGATTGTGCCGCCGTTTATTTCGCAGATTCAGCAACTGATCGAATTAGTGCCTAGAGGATTCGCTCAATTGCAAATCTGGTTTGATCAAATGCAGCAAATGATCCCAGGCTCTTCGCAGTATTTACCTGGTGTTGATGATTTGCTGCGGCAGGTTCAGCCGTTGGTAACGAGAGCATTGGGAAACTTTGTTGCACTATTCCGTGATGCGTTGGCAGTTCTGTTAAACATTCTGTTGGTGTTGATTTTGACAATTATGTTGTTGATCAATCCTCAACCGTATCGCAAAGGATTCATAGCGCTATTTCCTTCGTTTTATCGCAGACGTGCGGATCAAATTCTTTCACTGTGCGAAGTGTCGCTGGTGAATTGGATTATCGGAATTTTGATCAATATGGTTGTGATTGGCTTAGTAAGTGGGATTTCGCTGTTGATATTAGGCGTACCGCTTGTGTTGGCGAATGCACTTTTGGCAGGACTTTTAGAAGCGATTCCGAATGTGGGTCCGGTTTTAAGTGTAATTCCTCCGATCGCAGTTGCGCTTTTAGATGCTCCCTGGAAAGCGGTCGCGGTTTTGATCGTTTATGTTTTGATTCAGCAGCTTGAACAGTATTTGCTGGTTCCATTTGTGATGTCGAAACAGGTGTCGATTTTGCCTGCGGTGACATTGATTTCGCAAGTTGTATGTGCGATCGCATTCGGCTTTCTCGGTCTATTTCTGGCAATTCCGCTCGTGATCGTGGGTCAAATTTGGGTGCGAGAAGCTTTAGTTCGCGACATTCTCGATCATTGGCGCAAAGATGAGTACGAAGCTCGAATCATTGATCACGCTCAGACAGAACTGCAAAAACTTCCCGAAGCGCCTCAAGAAGTGATTGATTTACCGGATGAATCGGATTCGGAGTAGAACATCAGAGATAGAATACTCAGCGATCTTGTTTGAAGTCTCATGTTTCTATTTCTTTCTAAACTGCTGCCAATCTTCATTTATCCGCTGGGTTTGAGTTGTGTCCTGCTCATTCTTACGTTTGTTCTGATTCTGAGAAAGCGATCGCGTTTAGCGCTAATTCCAATCACGCTCACATTTCTGATTTTGGCTCTAAGTTCGAGTGCTTGGGTCAGTAACGCGATCGTTCAATCCTTAGAATTCCAGTACATTACCCAAGGTGAAATTCCGACCGCAGATGCGATCGTCGTTCTGGGTGGCGCAACCGAGTCTGCATTACCGCCGCGTCCGTGGATTGAACTGCGAGAAGAAGGCGATCGAGTTCTTTACGCTGGCAAGTTGTACCGCGACAAAAAAGCGCCACGATTGATTTTGAGTGGAGGACGAGTCGATTGGCGACCGAGTTCAACCTCAGAGGCAGAAGATATGGCGATTGTATTGGAAATGATGGGCGTTCCGCGATCGGCAATGTTACTCGAATCTCGATCGCTCAATACTCGCGAAAATGCCGTCTACACTCAGGAAATTATGCAGGCACAGAAGATTCAGAAAATTCTGTTAGTCACTTCTGCCATGCACATGCCGCGATCGATGTTGATTTTCAAGAAGCTTGGAATTGATGCGATTCCTGCTCCGACTGATTACATCACGAGTTTTGCTGATCAAGGAGCGCGATCCAGCCTAGAAGCAACGATCTTAGATACTTTACCGGACGCGGATCAAATGCGTCGCACCACTCGCGCTCTGAAGGAATACATCGGGATTCTGGTATATCGCTTGCGAGGATGGGCTTAGATCGATTTTCCGCTCTCAAGACTGGCTGTTAGTACGCGCAGGCGTACTTTGTTTGTATAGGAGCGAATTCTATTCGCCACGGCATCCGATTCGCTCAGACGCAATGATGACCACAAAATTACTGTTCTAAATTGTAAAGACTCGTTGCAACTCTTAATAAAACAGCGGAAAAGCGTTGCAGGAAGCTTGGTAAACTAAGAGGCGTATGAAAACTTGGAATGCTGATGGCGAAGTAATTTGCCGCATTCCTCAAACCCACTTAGACCACACTGCGCGAATCGTAAAACTCATGGTAGATTCTCTTAAAAAACCAGGCTTTGAAGAACTGCGCCCCGGAATCAAGGTTCCAGCGAAAGAAACGATTCTCACGCCGCGCTTCTACACCACCGACTTTGACGAGATGGCGCAGATGGATCTCTCCGTCAATGAGGAAGAGTTTGAAGCATTGGTCGCAGAATTGCGAAACGACTATAATCGCCACCATTTTGTGCGCGATCAAGAGTTCGAGCAATCCTGGGATCATATTGATGGCGAGACCCGCAAAGTCTTTATCGAATTCCTAGAGCGCTCCTGTACGGCTGAATTCTCAGGTTTCTTGCTGTACAAGGAACTGTCTCGCAAACTGAAAGACCGTAATCCTTTGCTGGCTGAAGGTTTTTCGCTGATGTCCCGCGATGAAGCTCGTCACGCTGGATTTTTGAACAAAGCGTTGTCTGACTTCAATTTGTCGCTCGATTTAGGTTTCTTGACCAAGAGCCGCAAGTATACGTTCTTTAAGCCGAAGTTCATCTTCTACGCAACTTATCTGTCTGAGAAGATTGGCTACTGGCGCTACATTACGATTTTCCATCACCTCAAAGCGCATCCTGAAGACCGGATCTATCCGATCTTTAAGTTCTTTGATAACTGGTGCCAAGATGAGAACCGTCACGGCGATTTCTTCGATGCTTTGATGCGAACTCAGCCCCAATTCTTGAATGATTGGAAAGCGAAACTCTGGTGTCGGTTCTTCTTGCTGTCGGTGTTTGCGACGATGTATCTCAACGACATTCAGCGCAGTGACTTCTACGAAGCGATCGGGCTGAACACTCGCGAATTTGAGTACACCGTGATCGAGAAGACGAACGAAACCGCAGGTCGCGTCTTCCCAGTCATTCTCGATGTCAAGCATCCGAAGTTCTATGAGCGCTTGGAAACTTGCGTTCAAAACAACGAGAACTTAAGAGCGATCGACAGCACAAACGCACCGAAACTGGTGAAGACACTGAAGAAGCTGCCTTACTACGTCTCGAACGGGGTTCAACTGGCGACATTGTATTTCACGAAGCCGATCGATGTCACACCGACTCACGGTCAAGTTCGATAGATCCTGAGTACCCCTTGGTCTGGAGCGGTTCCAATTCGGAACCGCTTTTTTTATTCGTCAATTTGCCAAAGCTCGGTTGTATAAGCCTCATCAAGAACCTTTTTCGGACGCATCACTAAGATTACTCGTCCCAATAGTGGCATTGTTGGCGCTTCCTCGAACCATTGCAATTCAATCTGCTCTTCGTTTGCGATCGCGAAATAACTATCCATCTGCCATTCCTGCCGAGCACGATCGAGCACAACGATGACTTCTTCTGCATTACCGGGTAACGGATTCGGAAGTCGATCGCTATCACACAGCATTGCAACCGGGTCTTCAGCGCTCCGAATCACTTGCCAGCCCGGAACCGTCATCCATGCACCCGTTCCCGAAAATTGGATAATGCCAAACACGCCAGTTTCTTCGGTCATCGGTACAGCGTGAAGATCTGTCACTTTTAAGGGAAGCTTTCCAGCCACCGGAAGAATGCGCGGGAGTTGTTCATCAGACTCTAAGCGATAAACGGGAAGGCGAGGAGCAGGACGCTTTGGAGTCACCGTGAAATCGGTTAAGAGAGCTTCGATCGCTTTTCGAGCCGTTTCACTGTGAGCGAACTTTAGACCTCTAGCGATGTAGCGCGATCGCTCTTGTAAATCGGTCTTTTCTTTCGCAGTTTTCCAGGCTTGATATGCGATCGCGTCCCCTGGATGGGATGTAAACGCTTCGGGCACTTTAGTCAATCGTGAGAAGTCTTTCAGCGCACGAGCCACTTCATGCACTTCATCGGTATCCAAGTTCTTCTCGAAGACTAATTCTGCTGCCGCTGCCCGTTCCGATTGTGAAAGGACTCGCAGTTCATACAGAATATCGCTGGCTCTTTGACCAAAATGCGATCGAACGGCATCCGAAACGCCCACTTTCAGCATCGAATCGTAAACCTGAGCCGCAACGATAATCTGATTTTGATGAATTGGCTCAAATCCAGTCGCTTCAAAAATAGCATTTGGCGTATATCCTGCCTTTTGCAAAGTTTGGCAAGATTGCGCCCAATCGACCCACGATCCTTCTTTACGACGCAGCGACAACAGTAATTCATCTGCGTTTGATAATTCCTCAGTCATAGCGCGGTTTTTCCCATTGAATCCTCAATTAGATTAGCAAAGGGAGATTCGCAAGATCATTTAGATTATTGGAACGATCGCACTATGTAATGCTGAGCGTGTCTTTGTCGATCGGGAAAATATAGCGATTTGCCACTTGTTGATAATGAAAAATGCCGATCGCAGCCCCGATTCCAATCAATATAGCGAGAGCGAGTCCCAAACGATAATGCGACTGAACCTTCATAGCTCAATGAACGAATGACGAACATCTCTAATATGTTTAAGTCTGAAATGTTCTGCCTCGTGCTATCGAATGATTTCAGACCCCAATCCCTAAATCTTCCAAAATCGATCGAGCAACTCGATCGCAAGCACCTTCTCCCCCCAAAGCCGATCGCATTTCCTGATAATCCGTGATCGTTTTCTCCCGATTCTCAGGTTGCAACAATTCCAAAGCGGACATTGCTAAATTCTCAGGAGTCGCAGCATCTTGAATAAACTCTGGAACAATCCCTTTCATTTCCACCAAATTCGGCGGTGAAACATACTGCACTTTCAGCTTCAGAATGTTCTTTGCAATCCAGTAAGTCACAGGCGATAAGCGATACATCACCACTTGAGGCACATTGAGCAATGCAATTTCAAGGTTAACCGTTCCGCTTTTGGTAATCGCTAAATCTGAAGCTGCGATCGCATCCAATGGCGAACCCTCGATAATCTCAGCTTGCAATTGATAGTTCTCAATCCCTTGAACAATTGCCGATCGATATTTCTCCAACGACAAGGGAACTAAAAATCGTACATCAGGAATTTTCGACTGAATCTGCTTCGCTGCCTCAAACATAGCAGGCATCATGTACTTAATTTCCTGTTGGCGCGAGGCGGGAAGAAGCACGATCGTAGTTTGATCCGGAGCAATCCCCAATTTAGTACGAGACGATTCTCGATCGGGAGCACTCTTCATTCGATCGACTAACGGATGCCCTACTAGAATTGCGTTTGCGCCCTTAGATTTGTAATACGCTGCTTCACCTGGAAAGATCGAATAAATGCGATCGCTAATCTGTACAATCCACTGCGTTTTCTTCTCATTAATCGCTAAGACCCATTCTTGTGGCGCAATAAAATACGCAGTCGGAACATTCGGTAAATGTTTACGAACATGCAGACCGATGCTGATATTCGGATCGCTGTAATCGATCATTACCACCATATCCGGTGGATTCTCTTGGAGATACTGTTTCGCCCGTCGCTGAACATTCATCGTCGGAAATAGATAAGGCAATCCTTCGACAGCACCTATCGAGCCGATTTCAGTAGTTTTTCCTAACAGTTTTGCACCAGCGGCTTCCATCCGATCGCCACCCAAAGCCAAAACTTCGATCTCGGCTCCCGCTTTCTCGGCTTGTTCGTGCAGTGACTTCACCAGTAATGCGCCTTGCAAATCGCCAGACACTTCACCTGTACTAATAAAAATTCGCTTCTTCATTCGCTTTTCAGAGTTGCGCTGGGTGTCAGTCCTCTACGTCCCGGTGAAAGAGACAGTTGAATGAATTGTTGAAAGTGCTGAATATGTTCGTTTTCGGGCAGCAAATCTAATCGCTCTAACGCTTCATTCATCGTTAAGCCCGATCGAAACACCGTTCGATACGCTTTTTTCAGCAAACCAATTTCTTCTGATGAAAAGCCCGATCGCTGAAGTCCCACCTGATGAAATGCCCGAATTCGCGAAGGATTGCCTTCTACGATCGTAAACGGTGGCACATCTCGATCAATCCGACTCATGCCCCCAATCATTGCATGTCGCCCAATCCAAACAAATTGGTGAATTCCCAAAACTCCACTTAATCTCGCTTTCGATTCGATATGAACGTGACCCGCCATCTGAACCGAATTCGCGATAATCACTTGATCTTCAATCACGCACTCATGTCCAACGTGAACATAAGCCATCAGGAGATTTCCGTTACCGATCAGCGTAATCCGATCGGCAAACGTCGGACGGTGAATCGTCACAAATTCGCGAATCTGATTCCCGTTCCCAATCCGAACGAGACCAAGCGACCCATCGTATTTCAGATCTTGCGGCTCAAGACCGATCGCGGCTCCAGGAAAAATCTGATTTCGCTCCCCAATCTCCGTCCAACCCTCAATCACTGCATGATGACCCACACTTGATCCCGCCCCTATTTTGACGTGTTCCCCAATCACCGCGTAAGCTCCAACTTGGACAGTTGGATGAAGTTGAGCATTCGGGTGGATCACAGCAGTCGAGTGAATCAAAGTGGTGGTCATAGATAGAGGGTAGAGGGACGAAGGGACCAGAAGAAAGAGAAGCGATCGACGATCGTGGCGTAGAATCCCGCTGTCCTCAATCGACCAGCGCAAACATTAAATCACCTTCACAGGCAAGTTGTCCGTCAACTTCGGCACGACCGCGCATCTTACCAAAACGACGTGCCTTCACCGAGAGCAGTTCCACCTTCATCACCAGTTGGTCACCTGGCACAACCGGACGACGAAACCGCACTCCATCAATTCCAGCAAACATGAAAAGTCCGCCCTGGACATCTGCCATTTGTGTCAGAACGACTCCGCCAACTTGCGCCATCGCTTCGACAATTAATACACCCGGCATAATCGGACGACCGGGAAAATGTCCTTGAAACTGCGGCTCGTTGAATGAGACATTTTTGATACCGATCGCCATTTTTGCGGGTACATAATCGATAATGCGATCGACCAATGCAAACGGATAGCGATGCGGTAAAAGCTGGTGAATTTCTTCGATCGTGAAGGTTGTTTTGATCGGAGCCTCGTCGGGAGTCTCGGCAGGCACGGTATGAGTTTCAATCAAGGTTGACATTGGCGTTGGAGTAAAGGGCTAGAGGACAGACTTCGTTAGAGATTCAACAATTGACGCACCAGTTGAGTATGTAACCCATGACTCGCTTTGTATGCCAAAAAGTGTGCGATCGGGAACGTCCCCAATAAACTGAGATCTCCTATTAAGTCTAGAAGTTTATGGCGTACCGGTTCATTTGAAAAGCGCAATGGAGGATTTATCCATCCGTCTGTGCTGCAAACGAGCGCATTTTCGAGCGAACCGCCTTTAATTAAACCATTTGCCCGTAACTGTTCGATCTGATGTGCGAATCCAAATGTCCGGGCGGGTGCAATTTCCACCGCAAACGTCTCTGGATCAAATCGCCAACTGTGCCATTGATTCCCGATCGCGCTCAATTCAAAGTCGATCCCATACGAAAATCTCAACTCATCTGACGGTAATGCGGCAACAAACGCATCTCCTTTGCGAACGAAAACAGGTTCAGTGATTTGAATTGCCGAGTTCGATTCGGATTGCTCCACGATTCCTGCTTGTGCGATCGCGCTGGTCCACGATCGCGCTGATCCATCCATCAAGGGCACTTCCGATCCATCGACCTCGATTCGAGCATTGTCGATCCCCATACCTGCCAATGATGCCAACAGATGCTCGACGGTACGGATTTTTGCTTCCCCATCTACAAGTTCTGTCGAAAGCATCGTTTCCCGTACCGCTTCAATTCGAGCCGGAATCTCAGGCTGCCCCGGCAAATCGGTTCGCACGAAATACCGTCCCTGTCCCGGTTCTGCGGGCAATACTCGTGCAGTCGTCATTTCTCCTGTATGCAGTCCAACCCCGTAACAGGAGAAAGCCGACGAGAGCGATCGCTGAACATTTTGAGTGATGCACCCTTGTGTCTTGACCATGATTAGAATCGTTCTCCAAATCCGAAGCGAATATTACTTCCGCCCTGATCATTGATACCGTAGTCAATCCGAATCGGACCCAACGGACCCGCCTGCACCCGAATCCCGATCCCGTAACCGAATCCGCTACCAGGCTTACCGCGCACACCTGCTGGATTTCCAGGAACGCGATCGCCCGATCCTAAATCTGTTGCCGCATCAAAGAACAGTGCACCAGAAATAATCGAGAAAATTGGGAATCGATATTCCGCTGTTGCCTGAACAAAGCTCCGACCGCTTCCAACTTCGCCTTCGTCATACCCCCGGACTGAGTTCGCTCCCCCTAACGGAAACGCTTCATACGGCGGCAAATCTCCGAAAACTGATCCTGCTTGCACGTTGAACGCAAAAGCCTGAGCACATCGTCCTTGAGGGGTCTGCTGTAAATCGACCCGACGCGGATCACGTTCTCGACACTCTGGAGTGAATTTCGTCAACCGAGTTGGAATATAGAAGCTGTAACTTCCCCGCACTCGGTTGTAGAGGATACTGCCAGAACCCAGCGGAACGGATTGCTCGGTACTGAATTGCAGAACTGATCCGCTAGTTGGACGGAGGAAATCATCCCGTCGATCGCGTCTCACTAATAACTGCCCGGTGAACAGATCATCTTTACCCGATGGATCAAACGTCAGCGGATTACCCAGTTCATCGACTCTTCGACGAACTCCATCGGCATCAGTCGCGGTGACTCGCTGATATTGCAAGCCCAGTGATGCCACCCATTCTGCCCGTTCAAACACATTTCTCGATAGCGGGCGCGAGAAGCTGATTCCGCCTCCAGTCCGATTGATTCTCGGTCGATCGCGATCGGCATTTCCCAATCGCACTTCTGGATCGCCCCCATCAAAGACCAGCGAAATGGTTCTACGACGGAACACGCTCAACGTATAAGACGTGCGGAACGGGTCGCCTCCAATCCACGGGTCAGTAAAGCTCAATTCGTACTGTTGATCCCGCTGACCGATTTGAACTTCAGCATTCAATCTCTGGTTGTTTCCACCAAAGTTCTGTTGTCCATAGCTCACACTTCCGAACAAACCGCTGGCAGAACTAAAACCACCCGCAAGTCCAATGTTTCCAGTGTTGCGCTCAACCACATCTACGAAAAGAACCACCTTACGCGGATCTTGACCAACATCGAAGTTCGGACGAGTTCCTTCATCAAA
Coding sequences within it:
- a CDS encoding RNA methyltransferase TrmH, group 1 (similar to AA sequence:cyanobase_aa:LBDG_53610), with the translated sequence MSETLPAEVRIVLVEPAGALNVGSIARVMKNMGLHQLVLVNPQCDLQSDDARKMAMRAIDVLEAAQIVKSIPEALVGCHRAIATAVRSRIDAPLEHPREALPWLLEPGLNTALLFGSEDRGLSNEELKYAQRFVYIPTSSNYQSLNLAQAVALCCYELFQAPIPIAPEAIPCSLDALDRAYQHLESVLLDIGYLQPHTAASRMEKFRHIFNRANLSENELSLLRGVLRQIEWAAKTRTAEDS
- a CDS encoding beta-lactamase, putative (similar to AA sequence:cyanobase_aa:LBDG_53600), translated to MWDDTDDSAASNLERNGRTAQRRRSRRRAVETPPKPIPLPSRRERARKPIPTERSKPRDFATTVRSFGTDRPRSKERRLEVVPPPEVRRTPARKPPAPKSRSALAFLYGTRLLILGVGIGVIAGTSLSIWDPATRFGGTPQPEKTEQATPSPTPAVASQLQLNQEITGLKTQIQTAIASQTQLTPGFMIVDADTHAYVDVNGSNPIPAASTIKFPILVAFFQAVDEGKIRLDEPLTMRKELVATESGELQNLPVGSQFPAIEVATKMIDISDNTATNMIIDRLGGKDAVNQRFQSWGLTNTAVQNMLPDLPGTNTSSPRDMVALLDAVNRGELVTMRSHDRMLSIMRKVVNNSLLPQGLGEGSAIAHKTGDIGIMLGDVGMIDLPNGKRYLMAAMVKRPHNDDRAGDLIRQVSKMTFQYFNQLNAAPPSPTPSPQGAEPPKSTIAQP
- a CDS encoding hypothetical protein ycf47 (similar to AA sequence:cyanobase_aa:asl4181) produces the protein MTLITVLRSIWVFSAVGIVILVLLHSPKGDGLGGLGGQAQLFTSTKSAETTLNRATWLLTILFMGITVVLSAGWLGR
- a CDS encoding hypothetical protein (hypothetical protein N9414_13090;~similar to AA sequence:cyanobase_aa:LBDG_00920), which produces MARSLGFRWFKAHSIVSLTIGCVLFWAISSQALPAPRIHPLPTVLAQWSDQSGDYFDRVEKTAPEYLIWSRFPVRVYIQPADARSQTWNNLMMQAVKEWQAYFSLELVDRQENADIFIDRSSIPLRFPPTERIRFADTRFELFEQDSILRHRMKIRIQPNRPDLSMLAAARHELGHALGIWGHSPLETDVMYFSQVRTPPVISARDVNTLKRVYEQPTRLGW
- a CDS encoding hypothetical protein (conserved membrane hypothetical protein;~similar to AA sequence:cyanobase_aa:LBDG_43770); translated protein: MGLGKWIGFLAFAISLYILWQLNQVLLLVFAAVVFATALSSLVKSLQRFGLKRGGAVLASIVGLIILIILFVGLIVPPFISQIQQLIELVPRGFAQLQIWFDQMQQMIPGSSQYLPGVDDLLRQVQPLVTRALGNFVALFRDALAVLLNILLVLILTIMLLINPQPYRKGFIALFPSFYRRRADQILSLCEVSLVNWIIGILINMVVIGLVSGISLLILGVPLVLANALLAGLLEAIPNVGPVLSVIPPIAVALLDAPWKAVAVLIVYVLIQQLEQYLLVPFVMSKQVSILPAVTLISQVVCAIAFGFLGLFLAIPLVIVGQIWVREALVRDILDHWRKDEYEARIIDHAQTELQKLPEAPQEVIDLPDESDSE
- a CDS encoding hypothetical protein (hypothetical protein N9414_07364;~similar to AA sequence:cyanobase_aa:LBDG_42940), whose protein sequence is MFLFLSKLLPIFIYPLGLSCVLLILTFVLILRKRSRLALIPITLTFLILALSSSAWVSNAIVQSLEFQYITQGEIPTADAIVVLGGATESALPPRPWIELREEGDRVLYAGKLYRDKKAPRLILSGGRVDWRPSSTSEAEDMAIVLEMMGVPRSAMLLESRSLNTRENAVYTQEIMQAQKIQKILLVTSAMHMPRSMLIFKKLGIDAIPAPTDYITSFADQGARSSLEATILDTLPDADQMRRTTRALKEYIGILVYRLRGWA
- a CDS encoding magnesium-protoporphyrin ix monomethyl ester cyclase (similar to AA sequence:cyanobase_aa:LBDG_42950); amino-acid sequence: MKTWNADGEVICRIPQTHLDHTARIVKLMVDSLKKPGFEELRPGIKVPAKETILTPRFYTTDFDEMAQMDLSVNEEEFEALVAELRNDYNRHHFVRDQEFEQSWDHIDGETRKVFIEFLERSCTAEFSGFLLYKELSRKLKDRNPLLAEGFSLMSRDEARHAGFLNKALSDFNLSLDLGFLTKSRKYTFFKPKFIFYATYLSEKIGYWRYITIFHHLKAHPEDRIYPIFKFFDNWCQDENRHGDFFDALMRTQPQFLNDWKAKLWCRFFLLSVFATMYLNDIQRSDFYEAIGLNTREFEYTVIEKTNETAGRVFPVILDVKHPKFYERLETCVQNNENLRAIDSTNAPKLVKTLKKLPYYVSNGVQLATLYFTKPIDVTPTHGQVR